A section of the Vespa velutina chromosome 6, iVesVel2.1, whole genome shotgun sequence genome encodes:
- the LOC124950099 gene encoding uncharacterized protein LOC124950099 isoform X5 — protein sequence MPRVGGDGGGGNEKTGASGFGGWLGGAARAVTGGGVAGGYVVLGGTRYGLRLSQESLPPASSREESAERRRKRNSRESESRERLTEKLAEKSSIDLASSIVECCCIGPRSRLPLPRIPTTTTTVTAAATSLPPSSSSSSVAMASTVGSIVGVGGGGGNGGERDVDGVLPPPPPPLPPSPATVVVAAAQAQPSSSSSSSLPPTFSKSRATTAGVEQPVDAKLAAARPTPNSNNNRGMLQSTTVGNEQHHRQQQHQHQQQHNQHHQPQSSAIPSPLQPVSSVSTSSSSSSSSSTSSSLHPSFDSSSSPSLQTQHSVSVPRQLAQWTKHQTLKLQEPAVIAVDRLHRFRWSGGGGGSGKKSSSAPRSEKAERLRELTEKLKGPAPVPPPRRPSRTQASSPPPGGCQPSFQSHQQSAQSCGRYDNRGIYRNHETGLQNQQQHPRSIVRSESVGEERLTGTDSMVTGNESCRKQQLAHDTSKKSSKSGKVTERNSGDVGDVKNDANLVIGVSVEDAPTTKQHLRQYSDSVVDSATSVDDLCDTLNVSSAGTGGNNNNEAEARDAVSRLESRGPLLTLQRAGAPLRSASFGQVDFNQGNRQKTQPVATSARTENKDVRASTLPRRRGDAIPGVSTSQNSPNRQSPRTSTPSVDSAVGSAEGLGVPHQSNLEEIRPRSDGSDSLATSSALTSPEPPVPEIHEQQPRLETDALPTEVIPSEPIYQVVDSTPIDEIVQKENRIEPHEVIVTPPLEEPRLSQASEGSEAPSETPSEASSPSGKTRRYRGDTSKRRKGVYITQWPEPLDADRNKLTAQSSEERDDPPATPSDLSDCEGHAPRRYSKRPLRGPYGQMLEAEMAKPRATDISLEEGLRPRRKVSANLSYNTGANSSSEPPTPCHHRTTSSPSKLEGLPGPSPELLAELLRGSSERVARAPAHRNDTRTHVVVELYDTERSYVEALQILVNKYLQPLKSPENAGLVDAATVDEIFYQVPAILSHHEIFLEELRKRLDTWEVKQTIGDVFLDVFTKPVVLETYTLFLDNWKSAKKAIKTTCQGKPAFARFLETMEREHKGKLGLDQLLIKPVQKIPRYELLIQRLLKHTDSTHPDYEFLQAAQKEVHELVVKINCTERESLEWEQQQSTLREVQALVEGLAGIVTNDRAFVRHDLVTIASNQGTRKERALFLFSDLLVITSIKRRSGTIRKPSTSSCPNSLVSLLEANKYKMLMRIPLDDLEVMKAKDENLRRMAREVDHLREDCVTLSQLQELAATIHGSKAQLEDLIKDMLCQAQRQLAERNAAHSQLACLELTLNTQSGIENISVVFTKPDKRASWEESFNEAKQKLALSADRRLCPEFVGPLPIRKTRAGLQFTCAAPTLSNGQESRDVWVCNSDGYVGQVCVLSLNPEPPQVTSCNGVCNARILCVAGIPACTPGSNSLASNSNTFVNSKSGISISVQDVDSGSGNIQLDSSSSSDESDSDDIPNADTCSVTLSGDVSNIDNAIAIEEDANQPTMWLGTEDGCIHVYNCNDNIRIKKNKVKIQHGSSVHCIIYLDNKVFVSLANGDIAVYTRDHRGWNTPDPTIVSVGTAASPVTKMLPVSGKLWCGCHNSVKVLNTRTLDIEHSFVVSSDTSRAVTCMANSGGFGVWISLHNSAVLRLFHAGSYECLTDINIAPAVTKMLASCDDIIRQHKAACLRVTALLACNELLWIGTSAGVLLTVPIPHIKPSTQRISQPPIVTGIPHGHTGHVRFLTCVETSTSSKPEPRPKVNRYSLKSKKVHQNNINRGKLLVISGGDGYEDFRGPQASAELQAGREDSTNHLLLWKV from the exons ATGCCCCGCGTCGGCGGAGACGGGGGTGGCGGGAACGAGAAGACAGGAGCCAGTGGCTTTGGAGGATGGTTGGGAGGAGCTGCGAGAGCTGTGACCGGAGGAGGCGTCGCTGGTGGATACGTCGTACTGGGTGGCACCAGATATGGTCTGAGACTCTCAcag GAAAGTCTACCACCCGCGAGCTCGAGGGAGGAATCAGCGGAGAGAAGACGGAAGAGAAATTCGCGAGAAAGCGAGTCGAGAGAACGGCTGACGGAGAAATTGGCGGAAAAGTCGTCGATCGATCTGGCGTCGAGTATAGTCGAGTGTTGTTGCATCGGTCCACGTTCTCGGTTGCCTCTGCCGAGGATcccaacgacgacgactacggtGACGGCGGCAGCGACGTCGCTgccaccgtcgtcgtcgtcttcatcGGTAGCAATGGCATCGACGGTTGGCAGCATTGTAGGAGtcggaggtggaggtggaaatggaggagaaagagacgtTGACGGAGTTTTGCcgcctcctccaccacctctaCCACCTTCACCAGCAACGGTAGTAGTAGCAGCGGCACAAGCACAGCCAtcatcttcgtcgtcttcgtctctTCCTCCCACGTTTTCGAAGAGTCGTGCCACTACTGCTGGCGTGGAACAGCCGGTGGATGCGAAGCTGGCGGCTGCTCGGCCGACGCCAAACTCTAATAATAACCGCGGGATGCTGCAAAGCACCACGGTGGGGAACGAGCAGCACCACCGCCAAcagcagcaccagcaccagcagcagcacAATCAACACCACCAGCCACAATCATCCGCGATCCCATCGCCGTTGCAGCCGGTATCTTCCgtctctacttcttcttcttcttcttcttcctcctcgaCGTCTTCGTCGTTGCACCCGTCGTTCGACTCCTCCTCTTCGCCGAGCCTCCAAACGCAACATTCGGTTTCCGTGCCGCGTCAGCTCGCACAGTGGACCAAGCATCAGACCCTCAAGCTCCAG GAACCAGCGGTGATAGCGGTGGACCGATTGCACAGATTCCGCTGGAGCGGGGGTGGAGGAGGAAGCGGAAAAAAATCCTCTTCCGCCCCCCGCAGCGAAAAGGCCGAGCGTCTTCGCGAACTTACGGAAAAACTTAAGGGACCAGCACCTGTCCCACCTCCTAGACGACCTTCCCGTACTCAAGCTTCCTCTCCTCCACCGGGAGGATGTCAGCCATCTTTCCAATCTCATCAACAG TCGGCTCAAAGTTGCGGTCGATATGATAATCGTGGGATCTATAGAAATCATGAAACCGGGCTTCAAAATCAACAACAGCATCCAAGGAGTATTGTTAGAAGTGAAAGCGTTGGCGAGGAACGTCTCACTGGTACAGATTCGATGGTCACCGGTAACGAGAGCTGTCGAAAACAACAGCTCGCTCATGACACTTCGAAAAAGTCCTCGAAGTCGGGCAAGGTGACGGAGAGGAATAGTGGTGACGTTGGTGACGTTAAAAATGACGCGAATCTCGTCATCGGTGTCTCCGTCGAGGACGCGCCGACAACAAAACAACACTTGAGACAATACAGTGATTCAGTGGTAGATAGTGCTACGAGCGTGGACGATCTGTGCGATACCTTGAACGTGTCTTCTGCTGGTACTGGTggcaacaacaataatgagGCCGAAGCCAGGGATGCGGTCAGCAGGTTGGAGTCTCGGGGACCATTGTTAACTCTTCAAAGAGCTGGTGCTCCACTTAGAAGTGCGTCCTTCGGTCAGGTGGATTTCAATCAAG GGAATCGTCAAAAGACTCAGCCGGTGGCAACGAGTGCTCGCACGGAAAACAAAGATGTCCGTGCCAGTACTTTGCCTCGTCGACGAGGAGATGCGATACCAGGCGTCTCAACGTCTCAAAACAGCCCGAATCGGCAAAGTCCAAGGACGTCGACGCCGAGCGTCGATAGTGCCGTTGGTTCGGCCGAAGGACTCGGTGTACCTCACCAAAGTAATCTCGAAGAAATCCGACCTAGAAGTGATGGTTCTGACAGTTTGGCAACATCCAGTGCTCTTACCAGCCCGGAACCACCGGTACCGGAAATTCATGAGCAACAGCCGAGGTTGGAAACGGATGCTTTACCGACCGAGGTGATACCTTCAGAACCGATTTATCAAGTCGTCGATAGCACTCCGATCGATGAGATCGTTCAAAAAG agaACAGAATAGAGCCACACGAGGTAATCGTGACTCCACCGTTGGAGGAACCAAGACTCAGTCAAGCTAGCGAGGGCAGCGAGGCACCTAGCGAGACACCTTCGGAAGCATCCTCTCCTTCTGGTAAGACCAGACGTTATCGTGGTGATACTAGCAAGAGAAGAAAGGGCGTGTACATAACGCAATGGCCAGAACCTTTGGACGCTGATAGAAACAAACTTACTGCTCAGAGCAGCGAGGAAAGAGATGATCCACCTGCGACACCAAGCGATTTGTCCGATTGCGAAGGTCACGCTCCACGAAG GTACAGTAAGAGACCACTTCGTGGTCCTTACGGTCAAATGCTTGAAGCTGAAATGGCGAAACCTCGTGCAACGGATATATCTCTGGAAGAAGGTCTTAGACCTAGACGCAAAGTCTCCGCTAATCTTTCTTACAATACCGGTGCTAATAGTAGCTCCGAACCACCTACACCTTGTCATCACAGGACTACCTCTAGCCCAAGTAAATTAGAAGGATTACCTGGACCAAGTCCGGAATTACTTGCTGAACTTTTGAGAGGATCTTCGGAGAGAGTAGCTCGTGCACCTGCTCATCGAAAT GATACGAGAACTCATGTCGTCGTTGAGCTTTACGATACCGAACGTTCGTACGTGGAAGCTTTGCAAATACTAGTCAAT AAATATCTGCAGCCTTTGAAAAGTCCCGAGAATGCCGGCTTAGTGGACGCTGCTACGGTGGATGAGATATTTTATCAG GTCCCAGCGATTCTTAGCCatcatgaaatttttctcgaaGAGTTACGAAAACGTCTCGATACTTGGGAAGTAAAGCAGACTATAGGCGACGTTTTCTTGGACGTA TTTACAAAGCCAGTAGTTCTAGAGACTTACACTCTCTTCTTGGACAATTGGAAGTCCGCGAAGAAGGCGATAAAAACAACGTGTCAGGGGAAACCAGCATTCGCACGATTTCTCGAG aCGATGGAACGCGAACACAAAGGCAAGCTTGGTCTTGATCAACTGCTGATTAAACCGGTGCAGAAGATTCCGCGTTACGAGCTTCTCATTCAGAGACTTCTCAAACACACTGATTCGACGCATCCCGATTATGAGTTCCTGCAGGCAGCACAAAAGGAAGTGCACGAATTGGTTGTGAAGATCAATTGCACGGAGCGTGAGTCTCTTGAATGGGAACAGCAACAAAGTACTTTAAGAGAGGTTCAAGCCCTCGTCGAAGGTCTTGCTGGGATCGTTACGAATGATAG AGCATTCGTTCGTCACGATTTGGTTACCATAGCATCGAACCAAGGCACACGGAAGGAACGagctctctttttgttctccgACCTATTGGTTATTACCAGTATCAAACGACGAAGTGGTACGATAAGGAAACCATCTAC GAGCTCTTGCCCGAACAGCTTGGTCAGTCTTCTTGAAGCTAACAAGTACAAAATGTTGATGAGAATACCATTGGATGATCTCGAAGTGATGAAAG CCAAGGACGAGAATCTCAGACGAATGGCACGTGAGGTTGATCACCTACGAGAAGATTGCGTCACATTGAGTCAACTCCAAGAACTCGCAGCTACGATACATGGAAGTAAGGCACAACTCGAGGATCTGATCAAGGATATGCTGTGTCAAGCGCAACGGCAGTTAGCCGAAAGAAACGCTGCTCATTCTCAGTTAGCTTGTCTGGAATTAACTCTAAACACGCA ATCGGGTATCGAGAATATCTCCGTTGTCTTTACAAAGCCCGACAAGAGAGCGAGCTGGGAAGAAAGTTTCAACGAAGCCAAACAAAAGTTAG CATTGTCTGCCGATCGAAGACTTTGTCCAGAATTCGTCGGTCCTTTACCCATTAGAAAGACACGAGCTGGTCTTCAATTTACTTGCGCTGCACCTACCTTATCAAATGGACAAGAATCTCGTGATGTGTGGGTTTGCAACAGCGACGGATATGTTGGTCAGGTTTGCGTGCTGAGTTTGAACCCAGAACCACCTCAAGTTACATCTTGTAATGGAGTTTGCAATGCTAGAATTCTTTGCGTTGCTGGGATACCTGCTTGTACTCCTGG TTCGAACTCTTTGGCATCCAACAGTAATACGTTTGTGAATAGTAAAAGCGGCATCAGTATTTCCGTGCAAGATGTCGACTCCGGTAGTGGTAATATTCAATTAGACag CAGCTCGAGCTCCGACGAGTCGGACTCGGACGACATTCCAAATGCGGATACTTGTAGCGTGACCTTGAGCGGTGATGTCTCTAATATCGATAACGCTATTGCCATTGAAGAGGATGCCAATCAACCTACCATGTGGTTAGGGACGGAAGATGGTTGCATTCACGTTTATAATTGTAACGAcaatattagaataaaaaagaacaaggtGAAGATTCAACATGGTAGTAGCGTGCACTGTATCAT ATACTTGGACAATAAAGTATTCGTGTCACTTGCCAATGGTGATATAGCTGTATATACACGAGATCATA GAGGTTGGAATACTCCAGATCCAACGATAGTGTCCGTAGGTACCGCAGCATCTCCAGTAACAAAGATGCTTCCGGTATCTGGCAAACTGTGGTGTGGTTGCCATAACTCCGTGAAAGTTCTCAACACGCGTACCTTGGACATCGAGCACAGCTTCGTGGTTAGCAGTGACACAAGTCGAGCGGTCACTTGTATGGCAAACTCTGGTGGTTTTGGTGTTTGGATTTCTTTGCACAACAGTGCCGTACTTCGTCTTTTCCATGCTGGTAGTTATGAATGCTTGACAGATATAAATATCGCTCCGGCCGTTACCAAGATGCTTGCTA GTTGCGATGACATAATAAGACAACATAAAGCAGCCTGTCTCAGAGTAACCGCTTTATTGGCTTGCAATGAGTTATTATGGATCGGTACAAGCGCTGGTGTACTTTTAACCGTACCAATACCTCACATCAAGCCATCCACGCAAAGAATATCTCAACCTCCCATCGTAACTG gAATACCTCACGGACATACGGGACACGTGCGGTTTCTAACATGCGTGGAAACCAGTACATCATCGAAACCAGAACCACGACCAAAGGTGAATCGATACTCTTTGAAATCGAAGAAAGTGCATCAGAATAATATCAATCGCGGTAAGCTCTTGGTGATATCCGGTGGCGATGGTTACGAGGATTTCAGAGGGCCCCAAGCGTCCGCAGAATTACAGGCAGGTCGCGAGGATTCGACGAATCATCTTCTTTTGTGGAAGGTGTGA
- the LOC124950099 gene encoding rho guanine nucleotide exchange factor 17-like isoform X7 produces MPRVGGDGGGGNEKTGASGFGGWLGGAARAVTGGGVAGGYVVLGGTRYGLRLSQESLPPASSREESAERRRKRNSRESESRERLTEKLAEKSSIDLASSIVECCCIGPRSRLPLPRIPTTTTTVTAAATSLPPSSSSSSVAMASTVGSIVGVGGGGGNGGERDVDGVLPPPPPPLPPSPATVVVAAAQAQPSSSSSSSLPPTFSKSRATTAGVEQPVDAKLAAARPTPNSNNNRGMLQSTTVGNEQHHRQQQHQHQQQHNQHHQPQSSAIPSPLQPVSSVSTSSSSSSSSSTSSSLHPSFDSSSSPSLQTQHSVSVPRQLAQWTKHQTLKLQEPAVIAVDRLHRFRWSGGGGGSGKKSSSAPRSEKAERLRELTEKLKGPAPVPPPRRPSRTQASSPPPGGCQPSFQSHQQSAQSCGRYDNRGIYRNHETGLQNQQQHPRSIVRSESVGEERLTGTDSMVTGNESCRKQQLAHDTSKKSSKSGKVTERNSGDVGDVKNDANLVIGVSVEDAPTTKQHLRQYSDSVVDSATSVDDLCDTLNVSSAGTGGNNNNEAEARDAVSRLESRGPLLTLQRAGAPLRSASFGQVDFNQENRIEPHEVIVTPPLEEPRLSQASEGSEAPSETPSEASSPSGKTRRYRGDTSKRRKGVYITQWPEPLDADRNKLTAQSSEERDDPPATPSDLSDCEGHAPRRYSKRPLRGPYGQMLEAEMAKPRATDISLEEGLRPRRKVSANLSYNTGANSSSEPPTPCHHRTTSSPSKLEGLPGPSPELLAELLRGSSERVARAPAHRNDTRTHVVVELYDTERSYVEALQILVNKYLQPLKSPENAGLVDAATVDEIFYQVPAILSHHEIFLEELRKRLDTWEVKQTIGDVFLDVFTKPVVLETYTLFLDNWKSAKKAIKTTCQGKPAFARFLETMEREHKGKLGLDQLLIKPVQKIPRYELLIQRLLKHTDSTHPDYEFLQAAQKEVHELVVKINCTERESLEWEQQQSTLREVQALVEGLAGIVTNDRAFVRHDLVTIASNQGTRKERALFLFSDLLVITSIKRRSGTIRKPSTSSCPNSLVSLLEANKYKMLMRIPLDDLEVMKAKDENLRRMAREVDHLREDCVTLSQLQELAATIHGSKAQLEDLIKDMLCQAQRQLAERNAAHSQLACLELTLNTQSGIENISVVFTKPDKRASWEESFNEAKQKLALSADRRLCPEFVGPLPIRKTRAGLQFTCAAPTLSNGQESRDVWVCNSDGYVGQVCVLSLNPEPPQVTSCNGVCNARILCVAGIPACTPGSNSLASNSNTFVNSKSGISISVQDVDSGSGNIQLDSSSSSDESDSDDIPNADTCSVTLSGDVSNIDNAIAIEEDANQPTMWLGTEDGCIHVYNCNDNIRIKKNKVKIQHGSSVHCIIYLDNKVFVSLANGDIAVYTRDHIGGWNTPDPTIVSVGTAASPVTKMLPVSGKLWCGCHNSVKVLNTRTLDIEHSFVVSSDTSRAVTCMANSGGFGVWISLHNSAVLRLFHAGSYECLTDINIAPAVTKMLATGCDDIIRQHKAACLRVTALLACNELLWIGTSAGVLLTVPIPHIKPSTQRISQPPIVTGIPHGHTGHVRFLTCVETSTSSKPEPRPKVNRYSLKSKKVHQNNINRGKLLVISGGDGYEDFRGPQASAELQAGREDSTNHLLLWKV; encoded by the exons ATGCCCCGCGTCGGCGGAGACGGGGGTGGCGGGAACGAGAAGACAGGAGCCAGTGGCTTTGGAGGATGGTTGGGAGGAGCTGCGAGAGCTGTGACCGGAGGAGGCGTCGCTGGTGGATACGTCGTACTGGGTGGCACCAGATATGGTCTGAGACTCTCAcag GAAAGTCTACCACCCGCGAGCTCGAGGGAGGAATCAGCGGAGAGAAGACGGAAGAGAAATTCGCGAGAAAGCGAGTCGAGAGAACGGCTGACGGAGAAATTGGCGGAAAAGTCGTCGATCGATCTGGCGTCGAGTATAGTCGAGTGTTGTTGCATCGGTCCACGTTCTCGGTTGCCTCTGCCGAGGATcccaacgacgacgactacggtGACGGCGGCAGCGACGTCGCTgccaccgtcgtcgtcgtcttcatcGGTAGCAATGGCATCGACGGTTGGCAGCATTGTAGGAGtcggaggtggaggtggaaatggaggagaaagagacgtTGACGGAGTTTTGCcgcctcctccaccacctctaCCACCTTCACCAGCAACGGTAGTAGTAGCAGCGGCACAAGCACAGCCAtcatcttcgtcgtcttcgtctctTCCTCCCACGTTTTCGAAGAGTCGTGCCACTACTGCTGGCGTGGAACAGCCGGTGGATGCGAAGCTGGCGGCTGCTCGGCCGACGCCAAACTCTAATAATAACCGCGGGATGCTGCAAAGCACCACGGTGGGGAACGAGCAGCACCACCGCCAAcagcagcaccagcaccagcagcagcacAATCAACACCACCAGCCACAATCATCCGCGATCCCATCGCCGTTGCAGCCGGTATCTTCCgtctctacttcttcttcttcttcttcttcctcctcgaCGTCTTCGTCGTTGCACCCGTCGTTCGACTCCTCCTCTTCGCCGAGCCTCCAAACGCAACATTCGGTTTCCGTGCCGCGTCAGCTCGCACAGTGGACCAAGCATCAGACCCTCAAGCTCCAG GAACCAGCGGTGATAGCGGTGGACCGATTGCACAGATTCCGCTGGAGCGGGGGTGGAGGAGGAAGCGGAAAAAAATCCTCTTCCGCCCCCCGCAGCGAAAAGGCCGAGCGTCTTCGCGAACTTACGGAAAAACTTAAGGGACCAGCACCTGTCCCACCTCCTAGACGACCTTCCCGTACTCAAGCTTCCTCTCCTCCACCGGGAGGATGTCAGCCATCTTTCCAATCTCATCAACAG TCGGCTCAAAGTTGCGGTCGATATGATAATCGTGGGATCTATAGAAATCATGAAACCGGGCTTCAAAATCAACAACAGCATCCAAGGAGTATTGTTAGAAGTGAAAGCGTTGGCGAGGAACGTCTCACTGGTACAGATTCGATGGTCACCGGTAACGAGAGCTGTCGAAAACAACAGCTCGCTCATGACACTTCGAAAAAGTCCTCGAAGTCGGGCAAGGTGACGGAGAGGAATAGTGGTGACGTTGGTGACGTTAAAAATGACGCGAATCTCGTCATCGGTGTCTCCGTCGAGGACGCGCCGACAACAAAACAACACTTGAGACAATACAGTGATTCAGTGGTAGATAGTGCTACGAGCGTGGACGATCTGTGCGATACCTTGAACGTGTCTTCTGCTGGTACTGGTggcaacaacaataatgagGCCGAAGCCAGGGATGCGGTCAGCAGGTTGGAGTCTCGGGGACCATTGTTAACTCTTCAAAGAGCTGGTGCTCCACTTAGAAGTGCGTCCTTCGGTCAGGTGGATTTCAATCAAG agaACAGAATAGAGCCACACGAGGTAATCGTGACTCCACCGTTGGAGGAACCAAGACTCAGTCAAGCTAGCGAGGGCAGCGAGGCACCTAGCGAGACACCTTCGGAAGCATCCTCTCCTTCTGGTAAGACCAGACGTTATCGTGGTGATACTAGCAAGAGAAGAAAGGGCGTGTACATAACGCAATGGCCAGAACCTTTGGACGCTGATAGAAACAAACTTACTGCTCAGAGCAGCGAGGAAAGAGATGATCCACCTGCGACACCAAGCGATTTGTCCGATTGCGAAGGTCACGCTCCACGAAG GTACAGTAAGAGACCACTTCGTGGTCCTTACGGTCAAATGCTTGAAGCTGAAATGGCGAAACCTCGTGCAACGGATATATCTCTGGAAGAAGGTCTTAGACCTAGACGCAAAGTCTCCGCTAATCTTTCTTACAATACCGGTGCTAATAGTAGCTCCGAACCACCTACACCTTGTCATCACAGGACTACCTCTAGCCCAAGTAAATTAGAAGGATTACCTGGACCAAGTCCGGAATTACTTGCTGAACTTTTGAGAGGATCTTCGGAGAGAGTAGCTCGTGCACCTGCTCATCGAAAT GATACGAGAACTCATGTCGTCGTTGAGCTTTACGATACCGAACGTTCGTACGTGGAAGCTTTGCAAATACTAGTCAAT AAATATCTGCAGCCTTTGAAAAGTCCCGAGAATGCCGGCTTAGTGGACGCTGCTACGGTGGATGAGATATTTTATCAG GTCCCAGCGATTCTTAGCCatcatgaaatttttctcgaaGAGTTACGAAAACGTCTCGATACTTGGGAAGTAAAGCAGACTATAGGCGACGTTTTCTTGGACGTA TTTACAAAGCCAGTAGTTCTAGAGACTTACACTCTCTTCTTGGACAATTGGAAGTCCGCGAAGAAGGCGATAAAAACAACGTGTCAGGGGAAACCAGCATTCGCACGATTTCTCGAG aCGATGGAACGCGAACACAAAGGCAAGCTTGGTCTTGATCAACTGCTGATTAAACCGGTGCAGAAGATTCCGCGTTACGAGCTTCTCATTCAGAGACTTCTCAAACACACTGATTCGACGCATCCCGATTATGAGTTCCTGCAGGCAGCACAAAAGGAAGTGCACGAATTGGTTGTGAAGATCAATTGCACGGAGCGTGAGTCTCTTGAATGGGAACAGCAACAAAGTACTTTAAGAGAGGTTCAAGCCCTCGTCGAAGGTCTTGCTGGGATCGTTACGAATGATAG AGCATTCGTTCGTCACGATTTGGTTACCATAGCATCGAACCAAGGCACACGGAAGGAACGagctctctttttgttctccgACCTATTGGTTATTACCAGTATCAAACGACGAAGTGGTACGATAAGGAAACCATCTAC GAGCTCTTGCCCGAACAGCTTGGTCAGTCTTCTTGAAGCTAACAAGTACAAAATGTTGATGAGAATACCATTGGATGATCTCGAAGTGATGAAAG CCAAGGACGAGAATCTCAGACGAATGGCACGTGAGGTTGATCACCTACGAGAAGATTGCGTCACATTGAGTCAACTCCAAGAACTCGCAGCTACGATACATGGAAGTAAGGCACAACTCGAGGATCTGATCAAGGATATGCTGTGTCAAGCGCAACGGCAGTTAGCCGAAAGAAACGCTGCTCATTCTCAGTTAGCTTGTCTGGAATTAACTCTAAACACGCA ATCGGGTATCGAGAATATCTCCGTTGTCTTTACAAAGCCCGACAAGAGAGCGAGCTGGGAAGAAAGTTTCAACGAAGCCAAACAAAAGTTAG CATTGTCTGCCGATCGAAGACTTTGTCCAGAATTCGTCGGTCCTTTACCCATTAGAAAGACACGAGCTGGTCTTCAATTTACTTGCGCTGCACCTACCTTATCAAATGGACAAGAATCTCGTGATGTGTGGGTTTGCAACAGCGACGGATATGTTGGTCAGGTTTGCGTGCTGAGTTTGAACCCAGAACCACCTCAAGTTACATCTTGTAATGGAGTTTGCAATGCTAGAATTCTTTGCGTTGCTGGGATACCTGCTTGTACTCCTGG TTCGAACTCTTTGGCATCCAACAGTAATACGTTTGTGAATAGTAAAAGCGGCATCAGTATTTCCGTGCAAGATGTCGACTCCGGTAGTGGTAATATTCAATTAGACag CAGCTCGAGCTCCGACGAGTCGGACTCGGACGACATTCCAAATGCGGATACTTGTAGCGTGACCTTGAGCGGTGATGTCTCTAATATCGATAACGCTATTGCCATTGAAGAGGATGCCAATCAACCTACCATGTGGTTAGGGACGGAAGATGGTTGCATTCACGTTTATAATTGTAACGAcaatattagaataaaaaagaacaaggtGAAGATTCAACATGGTAGTAGCGTGCACTGTATCAT ATACTTGGACAATAAAGTATTCGTGTCACTTGCCAATGGTGATATAGCTGTATATACACGAGATCATA TAGGAGGTTGGAATACTCCAGATCCAACGATAGTGTCCGTAGGTACCGCAGCATCTCCAGTAACAAAGATGCTTCCGGTATCTGGCAAACTGTGGTGTGGTTGCCATAACTCCGTGAAAGTTCTCAACACGCGTACCTTGGACATCGAGCACAGCTTCGTGGTTAGCAGTGACACAAGTCGAGCGGTCACTTGTATGGCAAACTCTGGTGGTTTTGGTGTTTGGATTTCTTTGCACAACAGTGCCGTACTTCGTCTTTTCCATGCTGGTAGTTATGAATGCTTGACAGATATAAATATCGCTCCGGCCGTTACCAAGATGCTTGCTA CAGGTTGCGATGACATAATAAGACAACATAAAGCAGCCTGTCTCAGAGTAACCGCTTTATTGGCTTGCAATGAGTTATTATGGATCGGTACAAGCGCTGGTGTACTTTTAACCGTACCAATACCTCACATCAAGCCATCCACGCAAAGAATATCTCAACCTCCCATCGTAACTG gAATACCTCACGGACATACGGGACACGTGCGGTTTCTAACATGCGTGGAAACCAGTACATCATCGAAACCAGAACCACGACCAAAGGTGAATCGATACTCTTTGAAATCGAAGAAAGTGCATCAGAATAATATCAATCGCGGTAAGCTCTTGGTGATATCCGGTGGCGATGGTTACGAGGATTTCAGAGGGCCCCAAGCGTCCGCAGAATTACAGGCAGGTCGCGAGGATTCGACGAATCATCTTCTTTTGTGGAAGGTGTGA